The following proteins are encoded in a genomic region of Vibrio spartinae:
- the mutS gene encoding DNA mismatch repair protein MutS, whose product MIDNPTSNKAPESKHTPMMQQYLKLKAENPDILLFYRMGDFYELFYDDAKRASQLLDISLTKRGASAGEPIPMAGVPFHAVEGYLAKLVQLGESVAICEQIGDPATSKGPVERKVVRIVTPGTITDEALLPERLDNLIAAIYQQGQQFGYATLDMTSGRFQLCELDSEEAMAAELQRTAPKELLFPEDFQAVHLMGSRKGNRRRPVWEFELDTARQQLNQQFGTKDLVGFGVETAEKGLCAAGCLIQYVKDTQRTALPHIRSLIYDRQDETVIMDAATRRNLELTQNLSGGTEHTLAEVLDHCATPMGSRMLKRWLHQPMRQIEVLNHRLDAIGELKEQGVFSDVQPVLKQIGDIERILARLAIRSARPRDLARLRHALHQLPALQTSLSLLTHPHLQQLAQYCQPIESITTLLEQAIVENPPVVIRDGGVIATGYHAELDEWRDLADGATEYLEQLERDERERHGIDTLKVGYNNVHGFYIQVSRGQSHLVPPYYVRRQTLKNAERYIIPELKEHEDKVLNSKSKALSLEKQLWEALFDQLLPHLAQLQELSAAISQLDVLQNLAERADTLDYCRPELTTDAGIHIQSGRHPVVEQVMQDPFIANPVALHPQRKMLIITGPNMGGKSTYMRQTALIALMAHIGCYVPAESANIGLIDRIFTRIGASDDLASGRSTFMVEMTETANILHNATQYSLVLMDEIGRGTSTYDGLSLAWASAEWLATEIGALTLFATHYFELTELPELLPHLANVHLDAVEHGDNIAFMHAVQEGAASKSYGLAVAGLAGVPKAVIKNARMKLSQLEQSHQLDGKQTGQSPMVDIANQLSLMPEPSEVEKQLAELDPDSLTPRQALEQLYRLKRYL is encoded by the coding sequence ATGATCGATAATCCCACCTCAAATAAAGCACCAGAAAGTAAACATACGCCCATGATGCAACAGTATCTGAAGCTCAAGGCCGAAAATCCTGATATTTTGCTGTTTTATCGTATGGGGGACTTTTACGAACTATTCTATGATGATGCGAAACGCGCTTCTCAGTTGCTTGATATTTCACTGACCAAACGTGGCGCATCCGCCGGAGAACCTATTCCGATGGCAGGCGTTCCTTTCCATGCCGTTGAAGGTTATTTAGCCAAGCTGGTTCAGCTCGGTGAGTCGGTTGCTATTTGTGAGCAAATCGGAGATCCCGCGACCAGTAAAGGTCCGGTAGAGCGAAAAGTTGTCCGTATCGTTACACCGGGAACCATTACTGACGAAGCCCTGTTGCCAGAACGACTCGATAACCTGATTGCTGCCATTTACCAACAAGGCCAACAGTTTGGCTATGCCACACTTGATATGACTTCAGGTCGTTTTCAGCTCTGTGAGCTAGATAGTGAAGAGGCAATGGCAGCCGAATTACAAAGAACCGCACCGAAAGAACTGCTCTTTCCTGAGGATTTTCAGGCCGTTCATCTCATGGGAAGCCGTAAAGGAAACCGCCGTCGTCCGGTATGGGAATTTGAACTGGACACAGCCAGACAACAGTTAAACCAACAGTTCGGTACCAAAGATTTAGTTGGCTTCGGGGTCGAAACGGCCGAAAAAGGGCTATGTGCTGCGGGTTGTCTGATTCAGTATGTCAAAGATACTCAAAGAACCGCGCTCCCTCATATTCGCTCTCTGATCTATGATCGCCAAGACGAAACTGTGATTATGGATGCCGCCACCCGGCGTAATCTGGAACTGACCCAAAATCTTTCCGGAGGAACGGAGCACACGTTGGCCGAAGTGCTCGATCACTGTGCCACCCCGATGGGAAGCCGAATGCTCAAACGTTGGTTGCATCAACCGATGCGTCAGATTGAAGTGCTCAATCATCGGCTTGATGCCATCGGTGAACTCAAAGAACAAGGGGTGTTCAGCGATGTACAGCCGGTATTGAAACAGATTGGAGATATCGAGCGGATTCTGGCTCGCTTAGCCATTCGTTCAGCCCGCCCACGGGATCTGGCTCGTCTGCGTCACGCCCTGCATCAATTGCCGGCGTTACAGACAAGCCTCTCATTACTGACACATCCGCACTTGCAGCAACTGGCTCAATATTGTCAACCGATTGAATCGATCACCACCTTGCTAGAACAAGCGATTGTCGAAAATCCTCCCGTGGTGATCCGTGATGGCGGTGTTATCGCAACGGGCTATCACGCTGAACTGGATGAATGGCGTGATTTGGCCGATGGTGCGACCGAATATTTGGAACAACTGGAACGTGACGAGCGAGAGCGTCATGGCATCGATACACTGAAAGTCGGTTATAACAATGTCCATGGCTTTTATATTCAGGTGAGCCGGGGACAAAGTCATCTGGTCCCCCCTTACTATGTGCGCCGTCAGACGCTGAAAAATGCGGAACGCTACATTATTCCGGAACTCAAAGAGCATGAAGATAAGGTGCTGAATTCAAAGTCAAAAGCACTGTCTCTGGAAAAACAGCTCTGGGAAGCATTATTTGATCAGTTACTGCCTCATCTGGCGCAGCTTCAAGAACTCTCCGCTGCCATCTCACAACTTGATGTACTGCAAAATCTGGCGGAACGAGCGGATACGCTGGATTACTGTCGTCCGGAACTCACCACAGACGCTGGAATTCATATCCAGTCAGGTCGTCATCCGGTTGTCGAACAAGTGATGCAAGACCCCTTTATTGCCAATCCGGTGGCACTACATCCTCAACGGAAAATGTTAATTATTACCGGTCCAAACATGGGCGGTAAATCAACCTATATGCGCCAAACAGCGCTGATAGCATTGATGGCACATATTGGCTGTTATGTCCCTGCCGAATCCGCTAATATCGGCCTCATTGATCGAATTTTCACCCGAATTGGTGCTTCTGATGATCTGGCTTCAGGCCGTTCAACCTTTATGGTTGAGATGACGGAGACAGCCAATATTTTACACAATGCCACCCAATATAGTTTGGTGTTGATGGATGAAATCGGGCGTGGTACCAGTACCTACGATGGGCTTTCTCTGGCATGGGCAAGTGCCGAGTGGCTGGCGACAGAGATTGGCGCACTGACATTATTCGCCACACATTATTTCGAATTAACCGAACTCCCTGAATTACTGCCGCACCTCGCCAATGTCCACCTTGATGCTGTCGAACATGGCGATAACATTGCATTTATGCACGCAGTTCAGGAGGGGGCAGCGAGTAAATCTTACGGATTAGCCGTCGCCGGACTGGCTGGCGTGCCGAAAGCGGTGATCAAAAATGCGCGGATGAAGTTATCTCAGTTGGAGCAAAGCCACCAACTGGATGGAAAACAGACGGGACAATCGCCCATGGTTGATATCGCCAATCAACTGAGCCTGATGCCGGAACCATCCGAAGTCGAGAAACAACTCGCTGAACTCGACCCTGATAGTCTCACACCGAGACAAGCGCTCGAACAGCTCTATCGACTGAAACGTTATCTCTGA
- a CDS encoding HD domain-containing phosphohydrolase: MSEQDMLFDESGKLSQSAQINRCKDSPSSWKILIVDDEDGVHTITKLALNRTQFDGKGLTFFSAYNVAQAKEILSSEDDIAVVLLDVVMETEEAGLAVAEYIRDVQDNHLVRIILRTGQPGTIPEKDIIEQYDINDYREKTELTKRKLHSTVYTAIRSYRDISALENHKLGLEKVIAATANILKHKSVGSFAQGVLEQVSSLLYMKDGTMLSEIEGGLVEKNIDDVQVLAQIGDIATPAFKASISQDNLDVAPGSDQALYYQEDNICHISNTNGVETILNITGKHQFKDVDINLIAMFCNNMAIALDNLRLNDSLRNTQKEIVYAICGLAESRSKETGNHVRRVAYYSRLMAEELGLSPAQCEEIFYAAPLHDIGKISIPDYILNKPDKLNDEERAIMKKHTTVGENCLKGSHQPVMQAGAIIASQHHECWNGLGYPRGLSGTDIHIYGRIVALADVFDALASRRCYKEPWSKKEVVTYIHEHSGEKFDPQLVDIFERRQADFYRILQEYDDSQSYMPAV, encoded by the coding sequence ATGTCAGAGCAGGATATGCTATTTGATGAGTCAGGTAAGCTTAGTCAATCAGCACAAATTAACCGATGTAAAGACTCACCTTCAAGCTGGAAGATTCTGATCGTCGATGATGAAGACGGCGTTCACACCATCACCAAGCTGGCTTTGAACCGAACCCAATTTGACGGGAAAGGACTCACTTTTTTCAGTGCATATAATGTCGCCCAGGCAAAAGAAATTCTGTCATCTGAAGATGATATCGCTGTGGTCTTATTGGATGTGGTGATGGAAACGGAAGAAGCGGGGTTAGCGGTGGCTGAATATATTCGTGATGTGCAGGACAATCACCTGGTTCGGATCATTTTGCGCACCGGTCAGCCGGGAACCATTCCGGAAAAAGATATTATTGAACAGTATGATATTAATGATTATCGGGAGAAAACCGAACTGACCAAACGCAAACTTCATTCGACGGTTTATACGGCAATACGTTCCTACCGTGATATCTCAGCCTTAGAGAATCATAAGCTCGGTCTGGAAAAAGTCATCGCTGCGACAGCCAATATCCTCAAACACAAATCAGTGGGAAGTTTTGCTCAGGGGGTTCTAGAGCAGGTCTCATCGTTGCTGTATATGAAAGATGGCACGATGCTGTCTGAAATCGAAGGAGGACTGGTTGAAAAAAATATCGATGATGTACAGGTATTGGCTCAGATTGGAGATATCGCGACACCGGCGTTCAAAGCATCAATCTCTCAGGATAATCTCGATGTTGCCCCGGGCAGTGACCAAGCACTTTATTATCAAGAAGACAATATTTGCCATATTTCCAATACTAACGGTGTGGAGACCATCCTGAATATTACTGGCAAGCATCAGTTTAAAGATGTTGATATCAACCTTATTGCTATGTTCTGTAATAACATGGCGATTGCTTTGGATAATTTACGGCTCAATGATAGCTTGAGAAATACTCAGAAAGAGATTGTTTATGCGATTTGTGGCTTGGCTGAAAGTCGCTCTAAAGAAACAGGTAACCATGTTCGTCGCGTTGCTTATTATTCCCGACTTATGGCTGAAGAGCTCGGTTTGAGTCCGGCTCAGTGTGAAGAGATTTTCTATGCCGCCCCCCTCCATGATATCGGCAAAATTAGCATCCCTGATTATATTTTGAATAAGCCGGATAAATTAAATGATGAAGAACGGGCGATCATGAAAAAGCACACCACCGTGGGAGAGAATTGTTTGAAAGGCTCGCATCAACCCGTGATGCAGGCCGGGGCAATTATTGCCAGTCAGCACCATGAATGTTGGAATGGTCTCGGCTATCCGCGAGGGCTATCCGGTACGGACATTCATATTTATGGTCGTATTGTTGCATTGGCCGATGTCTTTGATGCATTGGCGAGTCGGCGCTGTTATAAAGAGCCATGGAGTAAAAAAGAGGTCGTCACCTATATCCATGAACATTCGGGTGAGAAGTTTGATCCACAATTGGTAGACATCTTTGAGCGCCGACAAGCGGACTTTTACCGGATTCTTCAGGAGTATGACGATAGTCAGTCGTATATGCCGGCAGTATAA